In a genomic window of Halalkalicoccus sp. CG83:
- a CDS encoding PHP domain-containing protein: MLSVELHTHSNLSHDGRDPVELLLEQASAVGLDALAITDHDVIDASLRAVELAPEYGLVGIPGVEITSEAGHVLGIGIDERVPPGLSYVETLAAIRERGGIAVVPHPFQSSRSGVGAKVSRDELARADAIEVYNSRLLTGRANRKAKAFARSRGLPMTAGSDAHIGEMVGQAVTKVDTRGERSAEAILAGIREGRTSVEGVRTPWRISFRQAGGGVKRRVRSRLDALFG, from the coding sequence GTGCTTTCGGTCGAGCTCCACACCCATTCGAACCTCTCGCACGACGGCCGCGACCCCGTCGAGCTCCTGCTCGAGCAGGCGAGCGCGGTCGGGCTCGACGCGCTCGCGATCACCGACCACGACGTGATCGACGCCTCGCTCCGCGCGGTCGAACTCGCCCCCGAGTACGGGCTCGTAGGGATCCCCGGCGTCGAGATCACGAGCGAGGCGGGCCACGTACTCGGCATCGGCATCGACGAGCGAGTTCCGCCGGGGCTCTCCTACGTGGAGACGCTCGCGGCGATCCGCGAACGGGGCGGAATCGCGGTCGTCCCCCACCCCTTCCAGTCCTCCCGCAGCGGCGTGGGCGCGAAGGTCTCCCGCGACGAGCTCGCCCGTGCCGACGCGATCGAGGTGTACAACTCGCGGCTGCTCACGGGCCGAGCGAACCGGAAGGCGAAGGCGTTTGCCCGCTCGCGGGGCCTGCCGATGACGGCGGGCAGCGACGCCCACATCGGCGAGATGGTCGGACAGGCCGTAACGAAGGTCGACACCCGCGGCGAACGAAGCGCCGAGGCGATCCTCGCGGGGATCCGGGAGGGCCGGACGAGCGTCGAGGGCGTGCGCACCCCCTGGCGGATCAGCTTCCGGCAGGCCGGCGGCGGCGTGAAACGCCGCGTTCGAAGCCGACTGGACGCCCTCTTCGGATGA
- a CDS encoding asparagine synthase C-terminal domain-containing protein, with translation MIQGADAAVVERAIEHREPLPGTRGFAGRLHDGRLVRDVLGRYPLFVERGSSEWAFSPTELADPVSFPAGHLRDADGTRREWSLPDPPAFDDESQATAAVVDALDASLAAVADDGLAVAFSGGVDSSIVASALDAPLYAVGFEGSHDLAAARESARMMGRELHVVECTHADVERAVPAVARATGRTNAMDVGIGLSLYLVAERAAGDDYDRLAVGQGADELFGGYEKVARLDHRVEADTVRGAVRESIGSLPDGLERDVLAIRAAGVEPVAPLLDDRVVREALRLDGPMLATGEERKRILRRAAREFVPDAVATREKKALQYGSLIARELDRLARRAGYKRRMDDHVTRYVESLLE, from the coding sequence ATGATTCAGGGAGCCGACGCCGCAGTCGTCGAACGGGCGATCGAGCACCGCGAACCGCTTCCCGGCACTCGAGGGTTCGCCGGCCGGCTTCACGACGGTCGGCTCGTCCGCGACGTCCTCGGGCGCTACCCGCTGTTCGTCGAGCGCGGTTCGTCGGAGTGGGCGTTCTCGCCGACCGAACTCGCCGATCCCGTCTCCTTCCCGGCTGGCCACCTCCGCGACGCGGACGGCACCCGACGGGAGTGGTCGCTCCCGGACCCGCCGGCGTTCGACGACGAGAGCCAGGCGACGGCGGCGGTGGTCGACGCCCTCGATGCGAGCCTCGCGGCCGTCGCCGACGACGGTCTCGCCGTTGCCTTCTCCGGCGGCGTCGATTCGTCGATCGTCGCGAGCGCCCTGGACGCACCGCTGTACGCCGTCGGCTTCGAGGGGAGCCACGACCTCGCGGCCGCCCGCGAGAGCGCCCGGATGATGGGCCGGGAGCTCCACGTCGTCGAGTGTACCCACGCTGACGTCGAGCGAGCGGTCCCCGCCGTGGCCCGCGCGACCGGGCGGACGAACGCGATGGACGTCGGGATCGGGCTCTCGTTGTACCTCGTCGCCGAACGCGCCGCCGGGGACGACTACGACCGCCTCGCCGTCGGCCAGGGCGCCGACGAGCTGTTCGGGGGCTACGAGAAGGTCGCCCGCCTCGATCACCGCGTCGAGGCCGACACCGTCCGCGGGGCGGTCCGCGAGTCGATCGGCTCGCTTCCCGACGGGCTCGAACGCGACGTGCTCGCGATCCGCGCAGCCGGCGTCGAGCCCGTCGCGCCGCTGCTCGACGACCGCGTCGTCCGCGAGGCGCTCCGCCTCGACGGCCCCATGCTCGCGACCGGCGAGGAGCGAAAGCGGATCCTCCGGCGGGCCGCCCGCGAGTTCGTCCCCGACGCCGTCGCGACCCGCGAGAAGAAGGCACTCCAGTACGGCAGCCTGATCGCCCGCGAGCTCGACCGTCTCGCCCGACGGGCGGGCTACAAACGCCGGATGGACGACCACGTCACGCGGTACGTCGAGTCGCTCCTCGAGTGA
- a CDS encoding NUDIX domain-containing protein has product METTRHFVATVYVVNDGATLLHEHRKLGLWLPPGGHVERDELPHEAARREAREETGLEVALYESHDDVHSPTVRSLPEPAHLLLEDIDRLEDRVAHQHVDFVYYGRVDDRDLDPGDGERAAEAWEWVTPEELEEDRFDSDVRRLGREAISLLG; this is encoded by the coding sequence ATGGAGACGACGCGACACTTCGTCGCCACCGTTTACGTCGTCAACGACGGCGCGACGCTGCTGCACGAACACCGAAAGCTGGGACTCTGGCTCCCACCGGGCGGCCACGTAGAGCGCGACGAGCTCCCCCACGAGGCCGCCCGACGGGAGGCTCGCGAGGAGACCGGCCTCGAGGTCGCGCTCTACGAGAGCCACGACGACGTGCACTCGCCGACGGTTCGCTCGCTCCCCGAGCCGGCACACCTCCTGCTCGAGGACATCGACCGTCTCGAGGATCGCGTCGCCCACCAGCACGTCGACTTCGTCTACTACGGCCGCGTGGACGATCGGGACCTCGACCCGGGCGACGGCGAACGGGCCGCCGAGGCCTGGGAGTGGGTCACCCCCGAGGAACTCGAGGAGGATCGATTCGACTCCGACGTGCGGCGACTGGGCCGCGAGGCGATCTCCCTGCTCGGCTAG